From Podospora bellae-mahoneyi strain CBS 112042 chromosome 3, whole genome shotgun sequence, the proteins below share one genomic window:
- a CDS encoding hypothetical protein (MEROPS:MER0030934; COG:G; EggNog:ENOG503NUTK), whose protein sequence is MYAKDREASPHFSSGSGGSWSGRSATVELLLQQQHRTRTSSHGGGGGLGMGIKQRPLVRPNHRSYSYGHSRGGFFRNRLSLWISGLAVLVLVWIYLRVYGHGYGYSLKNSHSGAGLGTSRPGQQGTKISLGDLPAFILPPVTTTTLVRMTKPTASPGKATGKGSGVKATAPAVELKQGIYIGTTNLKAPRFKKSVEAFRGIPYAQTTGGQNRFRPPQPLEPSKETFQATRYGEFCPINDGVVYIGQGENCLNLNVYRPAGLIKGKGGKGRDGNELKLPVVVYIHGGGFNAGKGIERNMASFVAWAEHDIVAVNFNYRVGALGFLPSDITAREGILNLGLRDQQALLEWVQDNIGAFGGDKDNVTIMGLSAGAHSIGHHIMHYANSPRPPPFHKAILESGATTARAVFYPTHPRHLIQFREFLTAINAAHIPESEIFPHLRTLPLKTIVAGSKAVWDKYVDSVTWPFQPVIDGPNPYSNSSHANHTLPDIIPDLPISSWQNSHHLKIPIITGYNTNEGTIFIPPDASTNSEFRSFFKTLIPTLKDADLDKLEELYPDPVTNPTFSPYVSVPNGKGAQWNRLDTAYSHYAYICPVLQSAHFMSLSGISNVYVYRYAATGVFGAANHGDEAPVVAHDMEFLGYGNERPGLVRTADEMISFWSGFVASKGGDVNAARGRRVQWPRFESPVKREGWWKDLGKGRVMVFGEGNNERDRSVPQQERKQGYPVKVESLMKLEREACEFWWGRVGLSEGLGRGEEGGRAKL, encoded by the exons ATGTACGCCAAGGACCGCGAAGCTTCTCCGCATTttagcagcggcagcggcgggtCCTGGTCTGGAAGAAGTGCAACGGtggagcttcttctccaacaacaacaccgaaCCCGAACCTCGTCgcatggaggaggaggaggattagGAATGGGTATAAAGCAGAGGCCCCTGGTCCGACCGAATCATAGATCATATTCTTACGGCCATTCGAGAGGAGGCTTTTTCAGGAACAGGTTATCGCTTTGGATATCAGGGCTCGCTGTGTTAGTGTTGGTGTGGATCTATCTGAGAGTCTATGGCCACGGTTACGGATATTCACTGAAGAATTCACATTCAGGCGCTGGGCTGGGGACATCGAGACCCGGGCAGCAAGGGACGAAGATTTCTTTGGGGGACTTGCCTGCTTTCATTTTACCGCCggtgacgacgacaacactGGTCAGAATGACGAAaccaacagcatcaccaggGAAAGCAACAGGGAAGGGCAGCGGTGTGAAGGCGACGGCTCCGGCAGTCGAATTGAAGCAGGGCATTTACATCGGGACGACAAACCTCAAAGCGCCAAGATTCAAGAAATCGGTGGAGGCATTCAGGGGCATCCCCTATGCTCAGACGACCGGAGGGCAAAACAGATTCAGGCCACCACAGCCACTAGAGCCATCGAAGGAAACATTTCAAGCTACGAGATACGGAGAGTTCTGTCCGATCAACGATGGGGTGGTCTATATAGGCCAGGGCGAGAATTGCCTAAACCTGAATGTCTACAGGCCTGCTGGACTGATCAAGGGGAAAGGTGGGAAGGGTCGAGACGGAAACGAGCTAAAGCTGCCAGTAGTGGTGTATATCCACGGAGGAGGGTTCAATGCTGGAAAGGGCATTGAGAGGAACATGGCCAGTTTCGTCGCCTGGGCGGAGCACGACATCGTTGCTGTGAACTTTAACTACAGGGTGGGCGCGCTGGGCTTTCTACCGAGCGATATTACTGCTAGGGAAGGGATTTTGAATCTCGGGCTGAGAGACCAGCAGGCGCTTTTGGAGTGGGTGCAAGACAACATCGGTGCCTTTGGTGGTGACAAGGACAATGTCACCATCATGGGACTCAGTGCCGGTGCCCATTCG ATCGGCCACCACATCATGCACTACGCCAACTCCCCCagaccaccccccttccacaaAGCCATCCTCGAATCCGGCGCCACCACAGCCCGCGCAGTCTTCtatcccacccacccccgccacctcATCCAATTCCGCGAGTTcctcaccgccatcaacgcAGCCCACATCCCCGAATCCGAAATTTTCCCCCACCTCcgcaccctccccctcaaaaccaTCGTCGCCGGCTCCAAAGCCGTCTGGGACAAGTACGTCGACAGCGTCACTTGGCCCTTCCAACCCGTCATCGACGGCCCAAACCCCtactccaactcctcccacgCGAACCACACCCTCCCAGACATCAtccccgacctccccatctcctcctggcagaacagccaccacctcaaaATCCCGATCATCACTGGGTACAACACAAATGAAGGCACAATCTTCATCCCCCCTGACGCCTCCACCAATTCTGAATTCCGCTCCTTTTTCAAGACTTTGATTCCGACGTTGAAGGATGCTGATTTGGATAAATTGGAAGAATTGTACCCCGACCCGGTGACGAACCCGACCTTCAGCCCGTATGTCTCTGTTCCTAATGGAAAGGGGGCTCAGTGGAATAGATTGGACACGGCATACTCCCACTACGCTTATATATGCCCCGTTCTGCAATCAGCGCATTTCATGTCCCTTTCTGGGATTTCCAACGTTTATGTATATCGGTATGCTGCTACTGGTGTCTTTGGAGCCGCTAACCACGGGGATGAAGCGCCTGTTGTGGCGCATGATATGGAGTTTTTGGGTTACGGGAATGAGAGGCCGGGGTTGGTCAGGACGGCGGATGAGATGATTTCTTTTTGGTCGGGGTTTGTGGCTAGTAAGGGGGGGGATGTTAACGctgcgagggggaggagggtgcaATGGCCGAGGTTTGAGAGTccggtgaagagggaggggtggtggaaggatttggggaaggggagggtgatggtttttggggaggggaataaTGAGCGGGATAGGAGTGTGCCGCAACAGGAGAGGAAGCAAGGGTATCCGGTCAAGGTGGAGAGCTTGatgaagctggagagggaggcttgtgagttttggtgggggagggttgggttgagtgaggggttggggaggggggaggagggtgggagggcgaAGTTGTAG
- a CDS encoding hypothetical protein (EggNog:ENOG503NYQ3; COG:Z) — translation MMPPVLRSHRKRMATDELQEERSIPPPPSARVPQVLVNSDRNQILELAVANDAVAETPQRTSLGLSQDRQLVIQSSTTNNVVSTYVPPRRPAKRSDFSIAIICALPSEATAVDAVFDVYWDDEGPPYDKVAGDPNAYTTGAIGRHNVVLAHMPGIGKVGSALVASNCRHSFPNIKLALVVGVCGGVPFSSTHDVSTEIILGDVIISDGIIQYDLGRQYDDHFEIKAGLLDTLARPSLEVRSFLSQLKVPRQRKMLEEEMAKIMSVLSVLPAQSGLSTQYPGAAKDKLYKATYSHIREKELCETCGCDDELVTRERLGHETPHPMVHLGIMASGDNVVKSAPYRDKIVAESKLKLEANIIGFEMEGAGVWDTFPCIVIKAVCDYADSHKAKGWQPYAAATAAACMKAFLKKWTPSPSPQDDTFSVPYPRNNNFVGRSDILATLHQLSCNSTSQTRVALCGLGGIGKTQIAIEFTYRIQRTYPNISVFWVHASNHERFREAYTAIAQKYRIPGHGDPKAKVLPLVKSWLESQECGQWIMAIDNADDLELFFNRNDGLGRYLPECAHGTILITTRNLQVASRLTKGMASSVIRIGKMDEVETAQLLSTRLAEIDTMPGDYAGLSARLEYLPLALVQAASFIQENSITISRYIQLLDESDQTLIDLLSEDFETVGRDSETPRAVAEAWIISFKQIHNRNTLAGELLSIMSFLDRQTIPYEFLFTYAKDHGAGELQLIKALGVLKAFSFVTEDKDQKFDMHQLVHLVTRKWLVQNGIKQKFAERALLVVTVCFPWGEYKNWTICNAYLPHATAVLKLGEDISSRQGKLARARLLHYAGALFSGRGDYQSAVLYQKEVWEINQAHLGEEHPITLTSIHNLALTYQSQGRWKEAELLQLQVLEIAKRVLGEEHPDTLASMNNLALTYQSQGQWKEAELLQLVLGEEHPDTLVSIHNLAYTWKVMGRLEAAVELMQECVRLRQKVLGSDHPDSVESSSALEEWQGLRGEGGGNGNTHGNSEANAAMKSGENAGGSSSHHEDVDNGTDDDAGHEGNEHGNNKAGQSSESQHCQATRDGDEKGNIGDGIQDGEGRRSSEDGNTVEADESGYGPEPERF, via the exons ATGATGCCCCCGGTCTTGCGATCACACCGGAAGCGGATGGCAACCGATGAATTACAGGAAGAACGCTCCattccaccgccgccgtccgCTAGGGTTCCCCAAGTCCTGGTTAACAGTGACCGGAACCAGATCCTAGAACTTGCCGTTGCCAACGA TGCCGTGGCAGAAACACCTCAGCGGACTTCCCTTGGACTATCGCAGGACCGTCAGTTAGTAATCCAGTCTTCGACAACCAACAATGTAGTCAGCACGTATGTCCCACCCCGACGTCCAGCCAAACGGAGCGACTTCAGCATTGCCATCATCTGCGCGCTCCCATCAGAGGCCACTGCCGTGGACGCTGTCTTCGACGTCTACTGGGATGACGAGGGTCCACCTTACGACAAAGTTGCCGGTGATCCCAATGCGTATACCACCGGTGCCATTGGTCGTCACAATGTTGTTCTCGCACACATGCCGGGGATAGGGAAAGTCGGCTCTGCGCTGGTGGCATCCAACTGCAGGCACAGTTTCCCCAACATCAAGCTCGCACTTGTTGTGGGGGTCTGTGGCGGCGTCCCTTTTAGCTCTACACATGATGTCAGCACAGAGATTATACTTGGCGATGTTATTATCAGTGATGGGATCATTCAGTACGATTTAGGACGACAGTATGATGATCACTTCGAAATCAAGGCCGGGCTTTTGGATACTCTCGCCAGGCCCAGTTTAGAAGTACGCTCTTTTCTCTCGCAACTGAAGGTCCCGCGGCAGAGGAAGATGCTTGAAGAGGAAATGGCCAAGATCATGTCGGTCCTGTCGGTCCTGCCCGCCCAGTCGGGCCTGTCTACCCAATATCCAGGCGCAGCAAAGGACAAGCTTTATAAGGCAACCTACAGCCATATCCGCGAAAAGGAGTTGTGCGAGACCTGTGGGTGCGACGACGAATTAGTGACACGCGAGAGGCTCGGCCATGAAACTCCGCATCCTATGGTTCACCTGGGTATCATGGCTTCAGGCGACAACGTCGTGAAATCAGCACCATATCGCGACAAGATTGTGGCGGAATCGAAATTGAAATTGGAGGCGAACATCATAGGGTTCGAGAtggaaggagcaggagtttGGGACACCTTCCCTTGTATTGTGATCAAGGCTGTCTGTGACTATGCGGACAGTCACAAGGCGAAAGGATGGCAGCCATACGCAGCTGCTACCGCCGCCGCGTGTATGAAAGCATTCTTGAAGAAATggactccttctccttctcctcaggACGATACCT TTTCTGTTCCATACCCACGGAACAATAACTTCGTTGGTCGGTCAGATATTTTAGCGACGCTACATCAACTGTCGTGCAACTCCACCTCACAGACCCGAGTTGCTCTCTGCGGTCTTGGGGGCATCGG GAAAACACAAATTGCCATCGAGTTCACATATCGGATCCAGCGTACTTACCCCAACATATCAGTCTTTTGGGTCCACGCAAGCAACCACGAGCGGTTCCGTGAAGCATACACTGCTATCGCACAGAAATACCGGATCCCCGGGCATGGAGATCCCAAAGCAAAGGTGCTGCCATTGGTAAAGAGCTGGTTAGAAAGCCAGGAGTGTGGTCAGTGGATCATGGCAATCGATAATGCTGATGATCTGGAGCTTTTCTTCAACAGAAATGATGGATTGGGACGCTACCTTCCAGAGTGTGCGCACGGGActatcctcatcaccacaagAAACCTGCAGGTCGCCTCCAGGCTAACAAAAGGAATGGCCTCGTCCGTTATTAGGATCGGAAAGATGGATGAAGTCGAGACAGCCCAGTTGCTCTCAACACGGCTTGCAGAAATCGACACGATGCCTGGGGATTATGCAGGACTTTCTGCTCGGCTTGAGTATCTACCATTGGCACTGGTTCAGGCGGCTTCGTTCATCCAAGAGAACAGTATCACGATCTCTCGATACATCCAACTCCTGGACGAGAGCGACCAGACTCTTATCGATCTACTTAGTGAAGACTTTGAAACGGTCGGGAGAGACTCGGAAACTCCTCGCGCAGTAGCAGAGGCTTGGATTATCTCTTTTAAGCAAATTCACAATCGGAACACCCTCGCAGGCGAGCTTCTTTCAATCATGAGTTTCCTCGATCGCCAGACCATTCCCTACGAATTTCTTTTCACGTACGCCAAAGACCACGGTGCAGGAGAGCTTCAGCTCATCAAGGCACTAGGGGTACTAAAAGCGTTTTCATTTGTCACTGAAGACAAAGACCAGAAATTTGATATGCATCAACTCGTGCATTTGGTCACTCGAAAATGGCTGGTTCAGAACGGCATAAAGCAAAAATTCGCCGAGCGGGCACTCTTGGTCGTGACTGTGTGTTTCCCGTGGGGGGAGTACAAGAATTGGACTATATGCAACGCATACCTCCCGCACGCCACTGCTGTGTTAAAACTAGGAGAAGACATCTCCTCAAGACAAGGAAAGCTGGCGAGAGCAAGACTTCTTCATTATGCGGGCGCGCTTTTTTCTGGACGGGGAGATTACCAGAGCGCGGTATTGTACCAGAAAGAAGTGTGGGAGATCAATCAAGCCCACTTGGGCGAAGAGCACCCAATCACATTAACCAGTATACACAACCTAGCATTAACATACCAGTCACAAGGCCGGTGGAAGGAGGCCGAATTACTACAGCTGCAAGTACTGGAAATTGCAAAGAGGGTTCTAGGAGAAGAACATCCCGATACATTGGCTAGTATGAACAACCTAGCATTAACATACCAGTCACAAGGCCAGTGGAAGGAGGCCGAATTACTACAACT GGTTCTAGGAGAAGAGCATCCCGACACACTGGTGAGCATTCACAACCTTGCATATACTTGGAAGGTCATGGGCCGCCTTGAGGCAGCTGTAGAGTTGATGCAGGAGTGTGTTCGCCTCCGTCAGAAGGTCTTGGGCTCGGATCATCCCGATAGCGTCGAAAGTTCGTCGGCACTGGAAGAATGGCAGGGTTTGAGAGGCGAAGGCGGTGGCAACGGGAACACACACGGCAATTCTGAGGCAAACGCTGCAATGAAGAGCGGTGAGAACGCCGGTGGGAGCAGCAGTCACCACGAAGACGTCGATAACGGCACGGATGACGATGCTGGTCACGAGGGCAACGAGCACGGGAACAATAAGGCTGGCCAGAGCTCAGAATCTCAGCATTGTCAGGCCACcagggatggggatgagaaAGGCAACATCGGGGACGGAATccaagatggcgaggggCGGCGCAGCAGCGAAGATGGGAACACAGTTGAGGCTGACGAAAGTGGATATGGGCCTGAGCCAGAACGTTTCTAG
- a CDS encoding hypothetical protein (EggNog:ENOG503P5K4) produces the protein MMATTTSRHRSSLDFDIHTDHSHLSQKANLTPGNKFAVLSDIHNLNSLNIDSLARDLGSLHLEYSSKEGNCQQGHKAKDRRVRLSADNNIEYDHPFFDKHRVVSATTNGSETTVASDDFKHNNPLAQAEHRLPSNLEQIRKHQEGQFEWLLTIPLPFRSKSRRRGGNRSLGDSHDGEDQEPDLGSGGGGKSVLFGCNLIHNRTQSDGASVDHGGSLTNRYTLLATRVESEEEMSAVEQSVVLEEADSSVVANVSQEKNSTVLRGGEENLQPEGQEERPKSVLSIKVDESLMGMEHLSPLPSPQPARPLSRIEDSVEELDKLEEELEALNEVAQLERVVSPELATEPVLESIPEAPVQQQPSTSTRRASTIRALTTTTPTTHTTTRTRSTTERSSSVRKSTSASSAREDDKPASTSKTAANTSTTRRSIARPSSLLPPKATVKSSRAPTVPAFELPGEAVARRLKEQRAARLSQQVSAEEAAAIAAQFSPSKPHAKSSKPLTRPTFELPGEAISRRKREEREARLKAQEEEEKRRREFKARPIRASVIGSSVGNSVRETATSRARQARMEAGGQATTPTHTSTATAPTSASAARMRHSIAVTGGGYASSTVAASTRSAAALSLTTTTATTTRGRTSLAAPSAGGAGSCSRGTSATSAASSSGKRSSTTTTTVSQEEVQQQKMRGKEIFKRDNSFTLERERERKEREQAAKMAREQAAERSRALGREWKEKMAVRQKRASLMISGSGGESGGQRY, from the exons AtgatggccaccaccacctcgagaCATCGGTCGAGTCTCGACTTTGACATCCACACTGACCACAGCCATCTCTCGCAAAAGGCCAACTTAACACCCGGCAACAAATTCGCCGTCCTGAGCGATATTCACAATCTTAACTCGCTCAACATTGATTCTCTGGCCCGAGACCTGGGCAGCCTCCATCTTGAATACTCTTCGAAGGAAGGCAATTGTCAGCAGGGACACAAGGCCAAGGACCGGAGGGTTCGGTTGTCTGCTGACAACAACATTGAATACGATCATCCTTTTTTTGACAAGCACCGTGTGGTttctgccaccaccaacggcagCGAGACGACTGTTGCCTCTGACG ACTTcaagcacaacaaccccctagCCCAAGCCGAGCACCGGCTCCCCAGCAACTTGGAGCAGATAAGAAAGCACCAGGAAGGTCAGTTCGAATGGCTTCTTACGATTCCGCTCCCGTTTCGCAGCAAGTCGCGCCGCCGGGGGGGAAACCGGTCTCTCGGTGATTCCCATGACggagaagaccaagaacCCGACctgggcagcggcggcggcgggaagaGTGTCTTGTTTGGGTGCAACCTTATCCATAACAGGACGCAGTCTGATGGCGCTTCTGTCGACCATGGTGGCTCGCTCACTAACAGGTATACCCTTTTAGCTACTCGGGTGGAGAGTGAAGAAGAGATGTCTGCTGTGGAGCAGTCTGTTgttctggaggaggcggataGCAGTGTTGTTGCGAATGTTTCGCAGGAGAAGAACTCGACTGTTTTgaggggcggggaggagaaTCTGCAGCCggaggggcaggaggagaggccaAAGTCGGTGTTGAGTATCAAGGTTGATGAGTCGTTGATGGGCATGGAACACTTGTCTCCTTTGCCGTCGCCGCAGCCTGCTAGGCCGCTTTCGAGGATTGAGGACTCGGTTGAGGAACTAGATAAGCTTGAGGAAGAACTTGAGGCCCTTAATGAGGTGGCTCAGTTGGAAAGGGTGGTTTCCCCTGAGTTGGCCACCGAGCCGGTTCTTGAGTCTATTCCTGAGGCTCCtgttcagcagcagccttcaacgTCGACAAGACGGGCCTCGACTATTAGAGCGTTGACTACTACTACTCCCACTACTCACACTACTACCCGTACACGCAGCACAACTGAACGCAGCTCGTCGGTCCGGAAGTCGACGTCGGCGTCATCGGCTAGGGAGGATGACAAGCCTGCTTCTACCTCCAAGACCGCCGCCAACACCTCTACAACTCGCCGCTCTATTGCCCGTCCTTCTAGTCTGCTGCCTCCCAAGGCCACGGTGAAATCTAGCAGAGCACCCACCGTCCCGGCCTTTGAACTCCCTGGTGAGGCTGTCGCCCGTCGCCTCAAGGAACAGCGCGCCGCGAGGCTCTCTCAGCAGGTTTCTGCCGAAGAAGCTGCCGCTATTGCCGCGCAATTCTCGCCTAGCAAGCCGCATGCCAAGTCTAGCAAGCCGTTGACACGTCCGACGTTTGAGTTGCCTGGGGAGGCGATTTCACGGCGGAAGAGGGAGGAACGCGAGGCGCGGCTGAAGgcgcaagaagaggaggagaaaaggaggagggaattCAAGGCTAGACCAATTCGTGCGAGTGTTATTGGCAGCAGTGTGGGAAATTCAGTTCGGGAGACGGCTACTAGCCGGGCGAGGCAGGCTAGGATGGAGGCTGGGGGACAGGCGACGACGCCGACGCATACCTCGACTGCTACTGCGCCTACGTCAGCTTCTGCGGCGAGAATGAGGCATTCCATTGCTGTTACTGGGGGTGGGTATGCTTCTAGCACGGTGGCTGCTTCGACACGGTCAGCGGCGGCTTTGTCTCTGACGACCACGACGGCAACGACGACTAGAGGTCGGACATCTCTTGCTGCTCCTTCTGCTGGGGGAGCGGGTTCTTGTAGCAGGGGGACGTCGGCCACTTCTGCTGCTAGCAGTagtgggaagaggagcagcactactactactactgtGAGTCAGGAGGaggtgcagcagcagaagatgagggggaaggagattTTCAAGAGGGATAATTCTTTTactttggagagggagagggagaggaaggagagggagcaggcggccaagatggcgagggaaCAGGCTGCGGAACGGAGTAGAGCTCTGGGAcgggagtggaaggagaagatggctGTTAGGCAGAAGAGGGCTAGTTTGATGATTTCTGGGTCGGGGGGTGAGAGTGGTGGGCAGAGGTATTAG
- the DAD2 gene encoding DASH complex subunit dad2 (EggNog:ENOG503P5RS; COG:S), with protein sequence MSGYPTRSFPSHMRQPSLGPGAGGQSPALVARVNEKKAELENLKELRDLSAAVASQMEALEQKLGTLSDGTEAIALVFANWHNVLRAINMASAKLPKPNPEAEDTTPLPQTLVRIPTEHAPALQAHAEGAAEEQESG encoded by the exons ATGTCCGGCTACCCAACCCGAAGTTTCCCATCCCACATGCGACAGCCCTCTCTCGGGCCTGGCGCGGGGGGCCAGTCTCCAGCTCTGGTGGCACGAGTgaacgagaagaaggccgaaCTCGAGAACCTTAAAGAGCTCCGGGATTTGAGTGCTGCAGTTGCGTCACAGATGGAGGCTCTTGAACAGAAGCTAGGAACTCTCTCAGACGGAACGGAAG CCATTGCTCTGGTCTTCGCTAATTGGCATAATGTGCTGAGGGCGATCAACATGGCATCGG CGAAACTTCCCAAGCCCAACCCCGAAGCCGAAGACACAACGCCCTTGCCACAGACACTCGTCCGGATTCCGACCGAACATGCTCCTGCTCTACAAGCACATGCGGAGGGCGCAGCTGAAGAGCAGGAATCAGGCTGA